The following is a genomic window from Catellatospora citrea.
CATCGACACCCTCGCCGAATCCATCGGCGACCTCATCGAGGACGGGCTGAACAACCTGCTCACCGTCGGCGAGCGCTTCGTGGCCGCACTGGGCGACGTCCGGGATCTCGCCACGCAGGTCGGCGACCACTCCAAGCTGCCCGGCGGGAGATGGCCCGAGGCCGTCCGGGGCTGACGCGGCGCCCGCGGCGGGGAGCCTGCCGCGGCGTCCGTGTGTAGGGTCTCGGTATGTCGAGCGAGACTCCGGAACTGGTGGCCCACAAACGGATGATCAACGCCCGGACCGTCCTGGAAAACCGGGCCGATCTGCGCACATACCCCCACCGGCACCTGGCGATCGTGTCGCAGTTGATGCCCTCCGGACAGGGCGTGACCCAGCTGCTCGCCGCCGTGGAGATCCTCGACCGGTTCGGCTGGGACCTCGTCAACGTGTCCGAACTGACCGGTCGGCAGGTGTGCGCGTTCATGCGCCGGCGCTGAGGCCCTTCTCCGGCCTGCGATCCATATCGGAGCCGCGCCGGATGCGTGTCCACCAGATCGCGGTGACCGCGAGGAGGCCGACGACGCCCGGCCCGGCGCCCCGGGCGAACGCCGCGAACAGCGAGTCGGCGAGCAGCCAGTACGCGTGACCGTGCCGATGACGAGGGCTGAGCCCGGCAGCC
Proteins encoded in this region:
- a CDS encoding transcriptional regulator; the protein is MSSETPELVAHKRMINARTVLENRADLRTYPHRHLAIVSQLMPSGQGVTQLLAAVEILDRFGWDLVNVSELTGRQVCAFMRRR